One window of the Candidatus Eremiobacteraceae bacterium genome contains the following:
- a CDS encoding FtsX-like permease family protein, whose amino-acid sequence MPSLAWKNLIEDRGRLAVALAGIMFAVALIAIQTGIYAGFVKSAGLLIDESTADIWVCAQDMRYVELTLPIPYADLDKARHVAGVASAEPMVVRTSAFKGPQHRLELVRVVGFDPDGTLFRPGPVSDADLRKLRAKNTFLVDRANLSAMNLHGIGDTGEIGDTTLRLVALTQGTQPIVSATLIYTSLPNERTYLQLGPAIDTKSFNPLAAYFGFPVGALDTLGPDTSLSYVLIRVKPGADIAKVQRDLERALPGTDAYTKMQMGDVTKTYWEKRTGLGFILGLGAVVGMIVGMAVVGQILYTSVSDHIREYGTMKAMGASDWTLHKIIITQAVLMAVVGFLPGILVSEWVAAFAMAQRGLLVLISPAVALQALAITVGMCVLSAVFAMQRVTRVDPAIVFKA is encoded by the coding sequence GTGCCGTCGCTCGCATGGAAAAACCTGATCGAGGACCGAGGACGGCTTGCGGTCGCGCTCGCCGGCATCATGTTCGCGGTCGCGCTCATCGCGATCCAGACCGGCATCTACGCCGGTTTCGTCAAATCAGCCGGCTTGCTCATCGATGAATCGACGGCAGACATCTGGGTCTGCGCGCAAGACATGCGCTACGTCGAATTGACCCTGCCGATACCCTACGCTGATCTGGACAAGGCGCGCCACGTCGCCGGTGTCGCAAGCGCCGAACCGATGGTCGTGCGCACGTCGGCATTCAAAGGACCGCAACATCGACTCGAGTTGGTCCGTGTCGTCGGCTTCGATCCGGACGGCACGCTTTTCCGCCCGGGCCCCGTGAGTGATGCTGACCTGCGTAAATTACGCGCGAAGAACACGTTTCTGGTAGACCGTGCGAATCTGTCGGCGATGAATCTGCACGGAATTGGCGACACCGGCGAGATCGGAGACACGACGCTTCGTCTGGTGGCGCTGACGCAAGGCACGCAGCCGATCGTCTCGGCTACGTTGATCTATACGTCGCTGCCGAACGAACGGACATACTTGCAGCTTGGACCGGCGATTGATACGAAGTCGTTCAACCCCTTGGCGGCATATTTCGGCTTTCCGGTCGGCGCGCTCGACACGCTCGGCCCCGATACGTCCTTGAGCTACGTGCTGATACGCGTCAAGCCCGGCGCGGACATCGCAAAAGTACAGAGGGACTTGGAGCGCGCGCTTCCCGGCACCGACGCGTATACGAAAATGCAGATGGGTGACGTCACCAAGACGTACTGGGAAAAGCGCACAGGTCTCGGCTTCATTCTCGGTCTTGGCGCCGTCGTGGGCATGATCGTCGGCATGGCCGTCGTCGGCCAGATCCTCTACACGTCGGTCTCCGATCATATCCGCGAGTACGGCACGATGAAAGCCATGGGCGCATCCGACTGGACGCTGCACAAGATCATCATCACGCAGGCTGTGCTCATGGCCGTCGTCGGCTTCTTACCCGGCATTCTCGTGAGCGAATGGGTCGCGGCGTTCGCCATGGCGCAGCGCGGGCTGCTCGTTTTGATCTCCCCTGCGGTCGCGCTGCAGGCGCTTGCGATCACGGTGGGCATGTGCGTGCTATCCGCCGTATTCGCGATGCAGCGCGTGACGCGTGTCGATCCCGCGATCGTGTTCAAAGCATGA